TGAGCCGCCTTCCCACCGTCCAGACCTCACCGGGGACCGTCCCGGCAGGCGAGGTGCGCGGCGCGTTTGGCCGGATGCGTGAGGTCAGTCCCGGCAAGGACACGAGTACCGGGCACTGGGAGTTCATGGGCGTGCAACTCCAGCACCCCTTTCAGGTCTTCCCGGACGGCTTCCCGCCCGCCGTGATGGACCGCTTCGACGCGGCGACGGAGCGCGGGCACCTGTGCAACCGCCCCTACAGCGGCACCGACGTGATCCGCGACTTCGGGGAGGAACACCGCCGCACAGGCTCTCCCATCGTGTACACGAGCGCCGACAGCGTGTTCCAGATCGCCGCCCACGAGGACGTGGTGCCGCTGGAAACGCTGTACGGGTGGTGTCAGGCCGCGCGGGGCATTCTGCAAGGGGAGTTCGCGGTCGCGCGGGTGATCGCCCGGCCCTTCCGGGGCGAGTTCCCCTTCGAGCGGGCGAACGAACACCGCAAGGATTTCTCGCTGGTGCCACCGCCCAACGTGCTGGACGCGCTCAGGAACGCGGGCCGCGAGGTCGTCGGCATCGGCAAGATTCCCGACATCTACGCGCACCGGGGCTTCACCGAGGAGATTCACACCGACGACAACGCGGACGGCATCGCCAGGACCCTCGCTCGGATGCGGCGGGCGGCGGCGGACGGCACGAGCGGGCTGATCTTCACCAACCTCGTGGACTTCGACGCGCGCTTCGGGCACCGCCGCGACCCGCAGGGCTACAGCGCGTGCCTCTCTCAGTTCGACGCGGCCCTCCCCGACCTGCTGGCGGCGGTGCCGGAGGACGGGGCACTCCTCGTCATCAGCGACCACGGCAACGACCCGACGTGGCGCGGGACCGACCACACGCGCGAGTACGGCTTGCTGCTCGCCCACGTCCCAGGTCTGACGGGCGCGGTGGACCTCGGCGAGCGCGCCACCTTCGCGGATGTGGGGGCGACGGTCGCGGAGGCGCTGGGAGCCGACTGGGGGGGGCCGGGTGAGAGTTTCTGGAAGGCGCTGAATTAACCTCACCGGTCGGGGCAGCCCCCGCAGATGCCAGCCCCGAGTTCCGCCTGGGTCCCGAGGCGTTCACGCTCACGCTCTCGCTGGGCGGACGGTATGCGGGCGAGCAGTCTTGGACCGTCCAGCCGGAGCGCAGCGCGGTGGTGGTGCGGGTGGAGACGGGCTTCAGCGGCGTGCTGCCGGAGTTGCGCCGCCTGCAGGTCAGCCGTCTGCACCCCCGCCTGCTCACCAGCCTGCACTACGCGGAGGGCGACGGGCGGGGCCGCGCCACCTTCGAGGCGACCTTCGACCGCCGGGCTGGGCTGATTACCCTGCGACAGGGCAAGGAGGAGGCGACCACGCCCCTGACGACCGAGTACCACGATCCCGTGTCGCTGCCCCTGTGGTTGCGGAGTCTGGGCGAGCAGGACCGCGCGACCACCCACATGACGGGCGGGCGCGTCCTCGTCCAGCGCCTCCCGGACACGGAGGTGGGCGGCCTCCCCGCCCGCGCCTATTTCCTGCGGCCCGGCGGTGCCTACGTGTACGTGGAGCGCGACTCACCCCACCGCCTCCTGCGGATGATTCAGCCCACCGACTTCGGCCCGGTGGAGGCGAGTCTGCACCTGCCGCGCAAGGGGCAGCCGGAGCGGCGGCGACGGCGGGCGGGGTAAACGGTTAACTCTCAGCCCAAACTTCTTCCCAAGCCCTCTCTCTGCTGACGGCTGACCGCTGACGGCTGACCGCCCCCGGAGTTCCCCCATGCAAGTCCTTCAAGGTGACGCCGCCCGCGCGGCCCTGACCCGAACCTTCGCCGAGATTCCCGTCCCCGAGAGTGTCCTAACCCGCATCGAGGCCACCTTCGGTGAGCGCCTGACACCCGAGGAGGTCGTCTCACGCATCCTCGCGGACGTGCGCGCACGCGGCGACGACGCCCTGCGCGACTGGACCGAGCGGCTGGACGGCACCCGCCCCGACGCGCTGGAGGTGCCCCACGAGGAGATCGAGGCGGCGACCGTGACGCCCGACCTCCACGCCGCCATCCGTCTCGCCGTGGAGCGGGTGCGCGCCTTCCACGAGCGGCAGCCCGCGCACGGCTTCCTCCACGAGGGGCCGGACGGAACGCTGGGACAACTCGTGCGCCCGCTGGGAAGGGTCGGGGTGTACGTGCCGGGCGGCCTCGCGCCCCTCGTCTCCACCCTGATTCACACGGCGGTTCCGGCGCGGGTGGCGGGCGTTCCCGAGATCGTCGTAACGACGCCTCCCGGACGCAACGGCAGGGTGAGTCCGGCCATCCTCGTCGCCGCGCGTGAGGTCGGGGTGGGCCGCGTGTTCCGGGTCGGGGGCGCGC
This genomic stretch from Deinococcus sp. YIM 134068 harbors:
- a CDS encoding phosphopentomutase → MLLTIIVLDSVGVGALPDAERFGDAGAHTLNHTLAAAPVPLPNLARLGLSRLPTVQTSPGTVPAGEVRGAFGRMREVSPGKDTSTGHWEFMGVQLQHPFQVFPDGFPPAVMDRFDAATERGHLCNRPYSGTDVIRDFGEEHRRTGSPIVYTSADSVFQIAAHEDVVPLETLYGWCQAARGILQGEFAVARVIARPFRGEFPFERANEHRKDFSLVPPPNVLDALRNAGREVVGIGKIPDIYAHRGFTEEIHTDDNADGIARTLARMRRAAADGTSGLIFTNLVDFDARFGHRRDPQGYSACLSQFDAALPDLLAAVPEDGALLVISDHGNDPTWRGTDHTREYGLLLAHVPGLTGAVDLGERATFADVGATVAEALGADWGGPGESFWKALN